The following are encoded together in the Acinetobacter radioresistens DSM 6976 = NBRC 102413 = CIP 103788 genome:
- a CDS encoding DUF924 family protein codes for MNYQEILDFWFNPEHQSLWFSKSDTFDQKIRQNFSKVHAQAVQAELWSWRKTADGRLAEIIVLDQFSRNLYRDQPLAFAQDGLALALAQEAISLNLDAQLNPEQRSFLYMPFMHSESKMMHEFALKLFQRLGNPVNLDYEKRHKKIIERFGRYPHRNKILGRESTPEELEFLDQPGSSF; via the coding sequence ATGAATTATCAGGAGATCCTCGATTTCTGGTTTAATCCTGAGCACCAGTCACTATGGTTTTCAAAAAGTGATACTTTTGATCAGAAAATACGGCAGAACTTTAGCAAAGTTCATGCACAAGCAGTTCAGGCAGAGCTCTGGTCATGGCGCAAAACAGCCGATGGACGCCTTGCCGAGATTATTGTTCTGGATCAGTTCTCCCGCAACCTTTATCGTGACCAGCCGCTGGCTTTTGCACAGGACGGGTTAGCTCTGGCTCTGGCCCAGGAAGCGATCAGCCTGAATCTGGATGCCCAGCTCAATCCTGAACAACGTTCTTTTTTATACATGCCATTCATGCACAGTGAATCAAAAATGATGCATGAATTTGCATTAAAGCTCTTTCAGCGTCTGGGTAATCCGGTTAATCTGGATTATGAAAAACGTCACAAGAAAATTATTGAACGTTTCGGGCGTTATCCGCATCGCAACAAAATTCTGGGCCGTGAATCAACTCCGGAAGAACTGGAATTCCTAGATCAGCCAGGAAGCAGCTTTTAA
- a CDS encoding CC0125/CC1285 family lipoprotein, translating into MKNLSIGFALGTALLLGGCATTPHKPLTFDQLGQFSSYALNAQTYRISYQARDNISYGTAEEITLVKAAQTTVQNGFRYFKVLDDPSNRTQQPPRQAVVYPSRSYYPSAYYRRYPGFWPDPFYDMPQVVNIDPVQVSYTIECYKEQKNVPQEAFDARLILSSIGQKYGVSPTGQLLQPQTAPAQDTTK; encoded by the coding sequence ATGAAAAATTTATCTATAGGTTTTGCTCTCGGTACAGCTCTGCTGCTTGGCGGTTGTGCTACTACCCCGCACAAGCCTTTGACATTTGACCAGTTGGGACAATTCTCAAGTTATGCTTTAAATGCGCAGACCTATCGTATCAGTTACCAAGCTCGTGACAATATCAGTTATGGGACTGCAGAAGAAATTACCCTGGTTAAAGCGGCACAGACCACAGTACAAAACGGTTTTCGCTATTTTAAAGTACTGGATGATCCGAGCAACCGTACCCAGCAGCCACCCCGTCAGGCAGTCGTCTATCCAAGCCGGTCCTATTATCCTTCTGCTTATTACCGGCGCTATCCCGGCTTCTGGCCAGATCCGTTTTATGATATGCCGCAAGTGGTAAATATTGACCCGGTTCAGGTTTCCTATACTATTGAATGTTACAAGGAGCAGAAAAATGTGCCTCAGGAGGCCTTTGATGCACGCCTTATTCTGTCATCTATTGGACAGAAATATGGAGTCAGTCCAACTGGTCAGCTCCTACAACCCCAGACTGCACCAGCCCAGGACACAACCAAATGA
- a CDS encoding DUF445 domain-containing protein translates to MAEPVTSPSLNRSKRYATIALVVAVIAWLILIAMAKLVPEYAWLIQILMLAAEAGVVGGLADWYAITVLFRNPFGRIPIPAFLKDHTEIIPRNKDRIAVSMGRFVQENFLSPSVVERSLQDTDLAMAAGRWLAQPDNNLQVVQIIQQTVPKIFEFVGQEQIGRFIQNNSVQWVRNTQINTLASEMLRAVLENDFHQDVLQRGLDLAQDWMKSHPEETRELTRKLFKELGVWKLARGASWIGIDVQQRTVDSMLGRVESMLADPEHPWRQSIEQYASQLMLELTDENSLSSQRLNSAKDALLDSPQVLNFISGAVAILCNAVKDDLEKPDSGIALNLRVAIQQVGENLMQNREVRHLLNQRMSSLAVSFSDQYSDRVIHFISERIHEWDSREMIDKIENEVGGDLHMIRVNGVVVGAFIGLTLGIIRALVDFAF, encoded by the coding sequence ATGGCTGAACCTGTGACTTCTCCGAGTCTGAACCGTAGTAAACGTTATGCCACAATCGCTCTGGTTGTGGCGGTTATAGCCTGGCTCATACTCATTGCCATGGCCAAGCTCGTGCCAGAGTATGCCTGGCTAATCCAGATCCTGATGCTTGCTGCTGAAGCTGGAGTAGTGGGCGGGCTTGCTGACTGGTATGCGATTACAGTTCTGTTCCGGAATCCTTTTGGTCGTATTCCTATTCCGGCATTTTTAAAAGACCATACGGAAATCATTCCACGCAACAAGGATCGGATTGCCGTATCTATGGGCCGCTTTGTACAGGAAAACTTCCTGTCTCCATCAGTGGTAGAACGCAGTCTGCAAGATACTGATCTGGCCATGGCAGCCGGACGGTGGCTGGCTCAGCCAGATAACAATCTGCAAGTGGTACAGATTATTCAGCAGACTGTACCCAAAATTTTTGAATTTGTCGGGCAGGAGCAAATTGGCCGTTTTATCCAGAATAATAGTGTGCAGTGGGTACGTAATACCCAGATCAACACTTTAGCCAGTGAAATGTTGCGTGCTGTACTGGAAAATGATTTTCACCAGGATGTATTGCAGCGTGGGCTGGATCTGGCTCAGGACTGGATGAAGTCACATCCGGAAGAGACACGTGAGCTGACCCGTAAGCTGTTTAAGGAACTCGGTGTCTGGAAACTGGCAAGAGGCGCCAGCTGGATTGGTATTGATGTACAGCAGCGGACTGTTGATTCGATGCTTGGCCGGGTCGAGTCCATGCTGGCTGATCCCGAGCATCCGTGGCGACAGAGCATTGAACAATATGCAAGCCAGCTTATGCTGGAACTGACAGATGAAAATAGTCTGTCGAGTCAACGTCTGAACAGTGCCAAGGATGCCCTGCTCGACAGTCCGCAAGTACTTAACTTTATTAGTGGCGCGGTGGCTATATTGTGTAATGCTGTCAAGGACGATTTAGAAAAACCGGATTCAGGAATTGCTCTGAATTTAAGAGTTGCCATTCAGCAGGTGGGTGAGAACCTGATGCAGAATAGAGAAGTCCGTCACTTGCTGAATCAGCGGATGAGTAGTTTGGCTGTTAGCTTTAGTGACCAGTACAGTGACCGGGTGATTCATTTTATTAGTGAGCGGATTCATGAATGGGATTCGCGGGAAATGATTGACAAAATTGAGAACGAAGTGGGTGGCGACCTGCACATGATCCGTGTCAACGGCGTAGTCGTAGGCGCTTTTATCGGACTGACTCTCGGCATTATTCGCGCGCTGGTGGACTTTGCTTTTTAA
- a CDS encoding methionine aminotransferase, with protein sequence MFKVESKFATQNVTIFSVMTEMAQRLNALNLSQGFPDFPAPPDLVEVLCKASRDGHHQYAPGDGLLTLREQLAAQFYKRDQINIDPRAQLTITPGATIAIFCAIQAMIRPGDEVIIFDPSYDSYVPSVQMMGGSCKRIALQAPEFKVDWEHLKQQVNSKTRMIVVNTPHNPSATVWTREDWQQLIKLVQDTNIVILSDEVYEHLVFDGRPHLSALSFPELAERSFVIGSFGKTFHVTGWKTGYCAASPHLMRLFRQVYQFVNFCANTPCQVALASYMQQHPEHIEQLGSFYQAKRDLFIEGLKGSRFQYEVPQGTYFQNLDYSQICPELNDMEMCKFLAEQHGIVAIPVSAFYEKPPSELRLIRFCFAKQESTLHKACEILRGC encoded by the coding sequence ATGTTTAAAGTAGAGTCTAAATTTGCCACACAGAACGTGACCATATTCAGTGTGATGACAGAAATGGCACAGCGCCTGAATGCACTAAACTTGTCTCAGGGTTTTCCAGATTTTCCAGCACCACCCGATCTGGTCGAGGTATTATGTAAAGCCAGTCGTGACGGCCATCATCAATATGCTCCCGGTGATGGCTTACTGACCCTTCGTGAACAGCTGGCTGCCCAGTTTTATAAACGGGACCAGATCAATATTGATCCACGGGCTCAGCTTACCATTACACCAGGCGCTACAATTGCTATTTTTTGCGCTATTCAAGCAATGATTCGTCCGGGTGATGAAGTAATTATTTTTGATCCGAGTTATGACAGCTATGTACCCAGTGTACAGATGATGGGAGGAAGCTGTAAGCGTATAGCCCTGCAAGCGCCAGAGTTCAAGGTTGACTGGGAGCATTTAAAACAACAGGTCAACTCTAAAACACGAATGATAGTCGTCAATACTCCACATAATCCGAGTGCTACTGTTTGGACACGTGAAGACTGGCAACAGTTGATTAAACTGGTGCAAGACACCAATATCGTGATTCTCAGCGATGAGGTGTATGAGCATCTGGTATTTGATGGCCGTCCGCATTTGAGTGCCCTCAGTTTTCCTGAGCTGGCCGAGCGCAGTTTTGTGATTGGTTCATTTGGTAAAACCTTTCATGTGACAGGTTGGAAAACAGGTTATTGTGCGGCTTCACCGCATCTCATGCGCCTGTTTCGTCAGGTTTATCAGTTTGTAAATTTCTGTGCGAATACTCCCTGCCAGGTAGCCTTGGCCAGCTATATGCAACAGCATCCGGAACATATTGAGCAGCTCGGCAGTTTTTATCAGGCCAAGCGAGACCTGTTTATTGAAGGATTAAAAGGTTCACGCTTCCAGTATGAAGTTCCTCAAGGCACTTATTTTCAGAATCTGGACTACAGCCAGATCTGCCCAGAACTGAATGATATGGAAATGTGTAAATTTTTGGCTGAACAGCATGGTATTGTGGCTATTCCTGTTTCTGCCTTTTATGAAAAACCGCCCTCTGAACTACGTTTGATCCGGTTCTGCTTTGCTAAACAGGAATCTACATTGCATAAAGCCTGCGAAATTTTACGCGGCTGCTAA
- a CDS encoding MATE family efflux transporter, which yields MAPHQTTIQQQKLWKTFLVFLLPLIATNILQNLSGTINTIFVGQMMGVEAIAAVSVFFPILFCLMAFVIGLSAGATVLVGQAWGAQNIQKVRCVVGSTLFMTLIGGIIVALLGVIFAEHILLALGTDPAVMHLSLPYVRWMLAGSPLLFIYIIYTSILRGVGDSVTPLIALGMTSLIGLMITPILIASYFGLPKMGIIAPAIATIVGYLAVLGFLAVYLNKKHHPLRPDRELFSYIRHQPKLSKIILRLGIPTGIQMVTTSVAGLVIVGLVNRFGAHATAAYGAVNQVLNYIQFPALSIGIAASIFAAQAIGAGRNDLLSRVSRTALGMNFVITGILVILGYLFSKYLMALFITDPEVVELGQQLLFIVLWSILFFGASAIFASIMRASGTVTVPMLINIFAILAIELPCAYWFSQIWGLKGIWYAYALAFVSLCILQGLYYQFVWKKKTVEVLI from the coding sequence ATGGCACCACATCAAACTACTATACAGCAGCAGAAACTCTGGAAAACTTTTTTAGTTTTTCTTTTACCGTTAATTGCAACCAATATTCTGCAAAATCTGTCCGGGACAATTAATACGATCTTTGTCGGGCAGATGATGGGCGTCGAGGCAATTGCTGCCGTTTCCGTGTTTTTTCCAATTTTATTCTGCCTGATGGCATTTGTAATTGGGCTTTCAGCAGGAGCCACCGTACTGGTTGGCCAGGCTTGGGGTGCTCAGAATATTCAGAAGGTACGCTGCGTAGTTGGTTCTACCTTATTTATGACATTAATCGGCGGGATTATTGTGGCGTTACTGGGGGTTATATTTGCCGAGCATATTTTGCTTGCACTGGGTACAGACCCGGCTGTGATGCATTTATCACTTCCTTATGTCCGCTGGATGCTAGCTGGTAGTCCCCTGCTATTTATTTATATTATTTATACATCTATTTTACGGGGTGTCGGTGACAGTGTAACGCCACTGATTGCATTGGGTATGACCAGCCTGATCGGCTTAATGATCACTCCTATCCTGATCGCCAGTTATTTCGGCTTACCTAAAATGGGGATTATTGCACCGGCTATTGCGACTATTGTGGGCTATCTTGCGGTGCTGGGCTTTCTTGCAGTTTATCTGAATAAAAAACATCATCCTTTACGTCCAGACCGGGAGCTGTTCAGTTATATCCGTCATCAGCCAAAATTAAGTAAAATTATTTTAAGGCTAGGTATTCCTACTGGCATCCAGATGGTAACCACCTCTGTAGCTGGCCTGGTCATTGTGGGGCTGGTTAACCGTTTTGGTGCCCATGCTACAGCAGCTTATGGTGCAGTTAACCAGGTTTTAAACTATATCCAGTTCCCAGCACTCTCTATAGGTATCGCAGCTTCAATTTTTGCAGCCCAAGCGATTGGGGCGGGTAGAAACGATTTACTGTCACGGGTGAGCCGTACTGCGCTCGGCATGAATTTTGTCATCACTGGCATTCTGGTAATATTAGGCTATCTTTTCTCGAAGTATCTGATGGCACTTTTTATTACCGATCCGGAAGTAGTCGAGCTGGGTCAGCAGTTACTGTTTATTGTACTGTGGTCTATTCTGTTTTTTGGAGCCAGTGCCATTTTCGCCTCCATCATGCGTGCCAGTGGCACCGTAACTGTACCGATGCTCATCAATATCTTTGCTATTTTAGCGATTGAACTGCCATGCGCTTACTGGTTTAGTCAAATCTGGGGCCTTAAAGGAATCTGGTATGCCTATGCACTTGCTTTTGTAAGTCTCTGTATTTTACAAGGTTTGTATTACCAGTTTGTATGGAAGAAAAAAACTGTAGAGGTATTAATTTAA
- a CDS encoding SDR family NAD(P)-dependent oxidoreductase yields the protein MKNFKNKVAAITGAGSGIGQQLAVLLAKQGCHLSLSDVNAQGLQKTVELLKDSNVRITTQIVDVADREAVKAWAEETVRNHGSVNLIFNNAGVALASTVEGANYDELEWIVGINFWGVVYGTKEFLPYLKKSGDGHIVNISSLFGLTAQPTQSAYNATKFAVRGFTESLRQELDLQKCGVSALCVHPGGIRTNIANAAKVNQSLKSLGMHPEKSVSSFNKLLRIPPEEAARQILDAVLKDKRRLLIGNDAKFLDALQRVMPAKYQYITGLLTGMNKKPRNQIV from the coding sequence ATGAAGAATTTTAAAAATAAAGTTGCTGCCATTACAGGTGCAGGCTCAGGGATTGGCCAACAGCTGGCGGTTTTGCTGGCTAAACAGGGCTGCCATTTGTCTTTAAGTGATGTTAATGCGCAAGGCCTGCAAAAGACTGTCGAACTGTTAAAAGACAGTAATGTACGAATCACGACCCAGATAGTGGATGTGGCAGATCGTGAAGCAGTAAAAGCATGGGCTGAAGAAACTGTCAGAAATCATGGGTCGGTAAATCTGATTTTTAATAATGCCGGCGTTGCTTTAGCTTCAACAGTCGAAGGTGCCAATTATGATGAGCTGGAATGGATTGTCGGAATTAATTTCTGGGGCGTAGTATATGGCACTAAAGAATTTCTGCCTTATCTGAAAAAGAGTGGTGATGGGCATATTGTCAATATTTCCAGTTTATTTGGTCTGACAGCTCAGCCTACTCAGTCTGCCTATAATGCGACCAAATTTGCAGTGCGTGGTTTTACTGAATCATTACGTCAGGAACTGGACCTGCAAAAATGTGGGGTAAGTGCCTTATGTGTGCATCCAGGCGGTATTCGTACCAATATTGCCAATGCTGCTAAAGTCAATCAAAGTCTTAAATCACTAGGCATGCATCCCGAAAAATCAGTCAGTTCATTCAACAAACTGCTCCGTATTCCACCAGAAGAGGCTGCTCGCCAAATTCTGGATGCAGTACTGAAAGACAAGCGCCGTCTATTGATTGGTAATGATGCAAAATTTCTGGATGCCTTGCAGCGCGTTATGCCGGCCAAATACCAATATATTACTGGTCTGCTGACTGGCATGAATAAAAAACCACGTAACCAGATCGTATAA
- a CDS encoding TetR/AcrR family transcriptional regulator: MSQSEYAQEPQADTVASSRERQFKGLSLSERKLARRTKLIEAGIEAYGTQGFFSVTVKDICREAGLTERYFYESFKKSEQLFQTIFLQLIEELQQRVMQAIMQASPNPDKMIEAGLRALLNMLKDDPRVARIIYVDAMLVQELHNQATIQETMLRFDRMIQAFVMLMMPHLSRSQHEVSLIATGLNGYVTQLAIRWVMGGFKQSLEDILAAAQVVFMALLEKFEK; encoded by the coding sequence ATGAGTCAGTCAGAATATGCTCAGGAGCCACAGGCAGATACAGTTGCCAGTTCGAGGGAACGTCAGTTCAAGGGATTATCTCTGTCAGAACGTAAACTTGCACGTCGCACCAAGCTGATTGAAGCCGGAATTGAGGCTTACGGTACTCAAGGTTTTTTTTCAGTTACGGTTAAAGATATTTGCCGTGAAGCCGGACTGACTGAACGTTATTTTTATGAATCTTTTAAGAAAAGTGAACAGCTGTTCCAGACTATTTTTCTCCAGCTGATTGAAGAGCTACAGCAAAGGGTAATGCAGGCTATTATGCAGGCTTCGCCTAATCCTGATAAAATGATTGAAGCCGGCTTACGGGCTTTACTCAACATGTTAAAAGATGATCCACGGGTTGCACGTATCATTTATGTGGATGCCATGCTGGTTCAGGAATTGCATAACCAGGCTACCATTCAGGAAACCATGCTGCGTTTTGATCGAATGATTCAGGCTTTTGTGATGTTAATGATGCCGCATCTAAGCCGTAGCCAGCATGAGGTTTCACTGATTGCGACTGGCCTGAACGGTTATGTCACACAGCTGGCAATTCGCTGGGTTATGGGCGGTTTTAAACAGAGTCTTGAAGATATACTGGCAGCAGCCCAAGTGGTATTTATGGCATTATTAGAAAAATTTGAGAAATAG
- the phoB gene encoding phosphate regulon transcriptional regulator PhoB: MKDDYILIVDDELPIREMIHTSLDMAGFQCLQAEDAKQAHQMIVDQRPALILLDWMMPGGISGVDLCRRLKRDENLSEIPVIMLTARGEEDHKVQGLDAGADDYMTKPFSTRELVSRIKAVLRRANALSGEKTIDANGLLLDPVSQRVSFGDSILEMGPTEYRLLAFFMTHPERAYTRAQLLDQVWGGNVYIEDRTIDVHIRRLRKVLEPYGADRFVQTVRGTGYRFSTRADVALG; the protein is encoded by the coding sequence GTGAAAGATGATTATATTTTAATTGTAGATGATGAATTACCGATCCGTGAAATGATTCATACCTCTCTGGACATGGCAGGTTTTCAATGTCTGCAAGCTGAAGATGCCAAGCAGGCTCATCAGATGATTGTTGATCAGCGCCCGGCCCTGATTCTTCTGGACTGGATGATGCCAGGCGGCATCAGTGGTGTTGATCTGTGTCGCCGTCTGAAGCGCGATGAAAATCTTTCTGAAATTCCGGTAATTATGCTCACTGCCCGTGGCGAAGAGGACCATAAAGTACAAGGCCTTGATGCCGGTGCAGATGATTACATGACCAAGCCATTCTCAACTCGTGAACTGGTTTCCCGAATTAAAGCTGTACTGCGCCGTGCCAATGCCTTGAGCGGTGAGAAAACAATTGATGCAAATGGCCTGCTATTAGATCCGGTCAGTCAACGTGTCAGCTTTGGTGATTCCATTCTGGAAATGGGGCCAACCGAGTATCGCTTACTGGCGTTCTTCATGACTCATCCAGAGCGTGCTTATACCCGTGCCCAGTTACTTGACCAGGTCTGGGGCGGAAATGTATATATTGAAGATCGTACCATTGATGTACATATCCGACGTTTACGCAAGGTGCTTGAGCCTTATGGTGCCGACCGCTTTGTACAGACTGTACGTGGAACCGGTTACCGCTTCTCGACCCGTGCTGATGTCGCTCTAGGTTAA
- the phoR gene encoding phosphate regulon sensor histidine kinase PhoR: MYEPYPVPELARDYKKFRYSSLWTFAKQDLRLLVFLLLVASLIGFGIGYFWSCIFIGFVVFFAFQLRSLYLVNEWISNRPYDAPPNLNGIWGALLFNVYRAQRQERIVQAEMVGLIDRAQSSLVALSEAVMLIDDLNQIEWFNPATEKLLGIQPLDRGRNLLTILRQPIFIEYFQNIDQAPDGIKMKSPVHEDHYVQIKLTRFGGESHLLVAYDVTRMQNLEQMRKDFVDNISHELRTPLTVLSGYIETFTDQEDLNPRWKRAFDQMQAQTKRMNSLVNDLLLLSRLENNKKIAKNQIVEMPGLMNQLFDDAQAYNVDYGHTLNLDIDSHCDLIGSDMELASAFSNLITNAIKYTPKGGTITIGWHDDAEHGYFTVQDTGIGIDPRHLPRLTERFYRVDSARSRQTGGTGLGLAIVKHVLMQHNAYLEIESKENEGSTFKAVFPKERLYHLN, from the coding sequence ATGTATGAACCATATCCGGTTCCTGAGCTGGCCCGGGACTACAAAAAATTCCGATACAGCAGTTTGTGGACTTTTGCTAAACAGGACTTACGGCTGCTGGTCTTTCTACTGCTCGTTGCCAGTCTGATCGGTTTCGGGATCGGCTATTTCTGGAGCTGTATTTTCATTGGCTTTGTCGTGTTTTTTGCTTTTCAACTACGGTCCTTATATTTAGTAAATGAATGGATTTCTAACCGGCCTTATGATGCTCCACCTAATTTAAACGGTATCTGGGGAGCACTCCTGTTTAATGTATACCGGGCCCAGCGTCAGGAACGCATCGTGCAGGCAGAAATGGTCGGACTGATTGACCGGGCGCAATCTTCATTAGTCGCACTGTCTGAAGCAGTAATGCTGATTGATGATCTGAACCAGATAGAATGGTTTAATCCGGCTACTGAAAAACTGCTTGGTATACAGCCCCTAGATCGTGGTCGTAATCTGCTCACGATACTACGCCAGCCTATTTTTATTGAATATTTTCAAAATATTGATCAGGCGCCAGATGGCATCAAGATGAAGTCGCCCGTGCATGAAGACCACTATGTGCAAATCAAGCTAACCCGTTTTGGTGGCGAAAGTCATTTGCTGGTGGCTTATGATGTTACTCGCATGCAAAACCTGGAACAGATGCGTAAAGATTTTGTCGACAATATTTCGCATGAATTACGCACCCCGCTCACTGTATTAAGTGGCTACATTGAGACTTTTACCGATCAGGAAGATTTGAATCCACGCTGGAAACGGGCATTTGACCAGATGCAGGCACAAACCAAGCGCATGAATTCTCTGGTTAATGACTTGTTGCTGTTATCACGTCTTGAAAATAACAAGAAAATTGCCAAGAACCAGATTGTGGAAATGCCCGGTCTAATGAACCAGCTTTTTGATGATGCTCAGGCCTATAATGTCGATTATGGCCATACGCTTAATCTGGACATAGACAGCCATTGTGACCTGATCGGTTCAGATATGGAACTGGCTAGTGCCTTTAGCAACCTGATTACCAATGCCATTAAATATACGCCCAAGGGCGGTACAATTACTATCGGCTGGCATGATGATGCTGAACATGGCTATTTTACCGTACAGGATACAGGCATCGGAATTGACCCACGGCACCTACCAAGACTGACTGAACGTTTCTACCGGGTGGATAGTGCCCGCAGCCGGCAAACCGGCGGTACCGGATTAGGCCTTGCGATCGTCAAGCATGTACTCATGCAGCATAATGCCTATCTGGAAATTGAATCCAAGGAAAATGAAGGCTCGACCTTCAAAGCTGTCTTCCCTAAAGAACGCCTATATCATTTAAACTAG
- the asd gene encoding archaetidylserine decarboxylase (Phosphatidylserine decarboxylase is synthesized as a single chain precursor. Generation of the pyruvoyl active site from a Ser is coupled to cleavage of a Gly-Ser bond between the larger (beta) and smaller (alpha chains). It is an integral membrane protein.) yields MSLTSRLKKNIFIRAQRLVPQHQLSRVVGKIAASENPLVRAAVIQTFKTRYGVDMSIAEQVNALKYKSFNEFFTRALREGVRMVDADPKSIVSPADGAISQLGTIHDGDIFQAKGQSFSVEKLIGDPQLAEPFKHGQFATVYLSPRDYHRVHMPITGTLTETLYIPGELFSVNRITAENIPGLFARNERMVCLFDTELGRMAVVMVGAMIVAGIETVVTGKVKPSGRLELNQHNVVLEKGAELGRFYLGSTAVILFEQDKMAWDAEFKANSVVTMGQKLGQAL; encoded by the coding sequence TTGAGCCTCACATCACGTCTGAAAAAAAATATCTTTATTCGGGCCCAGCGCCTGGTTCCCCAGCATCAGCTAAGCCGGGTAGTCGGTAAAATTGCTGCCAGTGAGAACCCGCTGGTACGTGCGGCGGTCATTCAGACCTTTAAAACCCGCTATGGCGTAGATATGTCAATTGCCGAGCAGGTTAATGCTTTAAAATATAAATCTTTTAACGAGTTTTTTACCCGTGCCCTACGCGAAGGTGTGCGTATGGTAGATGCTGATCCTAAGAGTATCGTTTCACCAGCCGATGGCGCTATCTCACAGCTGGGTACGATCCATGACGGTGATATTTTTCAGGCGAAAGGACAAAGTTTTTCTGTCGAGAAACTCATCGGTGATCCACAACTGGCAGAGCCATTTAAACATGGCCAGTTTGCTACGGTCTATCTTTCTCCGCGGGATTATCATCGTGTCCATATGCCAATAACGGGTACACTAACTGAAACCCTGTATATTCCAGGTGAGCTGTTTTCAGTTAACCGGATTACTGCCGAGAATATTCCTGGCCTGTTTGCACGTAATGAGCGTATGGTCTGTCTGTTCGATACCGAACTGGGACGCATGGCGGTAGTCATGGTAGGTGCCATGATTGTGGCTGGAATTGAAACAGTGGTTACTGGAAAAGTAAAACCGTCCGGTCGTCTTGAGCTGAACCAGCATAACGTGGTACTGGAAAAGGGTGCCGAACTGGGACGTTTTTACTTGGGCTCAACTGCTGTAATTTTATTTGAACAGGATAAAATGGCTTGGGATGCGGAATTTAAGGCTAATTCTGTGGTGACTATGGGACAGAAACTGGGTCAGGCTCTTTAG
- a CDS encoding sulfurtransferase: MMTPDFNFGLLIEAEELLPQLGHPKLRIVDLSRESVYQQLHIPHALHLKPKLLVRHEEQASGLLPDELGLQALIEYLQISPEHHVVAYDDEGGAWAGRLLWNLHCLGFEQTSLLNGGIHGWLAAGLPTSSEQVVIKAADTLVQVDLGQIEKYRVKYDLLRQMIKEDSTQLWDCRTFDEYTGLRLAARRGGHIPGARHFEWSTALDRQNHLKLHPLERTRQNLQNAGFQLDQPVVVYCQSHHRSGLAYILGRLLDWEIQAYDGAWSEWGNRLDSPIITGELPF, from the coding sequence ATGATGACACCTGATTTTAACTTTGGTTTACTGATCGAAGCCGAGGAACTTTTGCCACAGCTGGGTCATCCGAAACTGCGTATTGTCGACTTGAGCCGAGAATCGGTTTATCAGCAACTGCATATTCCGCACGCTTTACATTTAAAACCTAAATTATTAGTGCGTCATGAAGAGCAAGCCTCTGGCCTGCTCCCAGATGAGCTGGGCCTGCAGGCACTAATTGAATATTTACAAATTTCTCCAGAACATCATGTAGTTGCTTACGATGATGAAGGCGGGGCATGGGCAGGACGCTTGCTCTGGAACCTGCATTGCTTGGGTTTTGAACAGACCAGTCTGCTAAATGGTGGTATTCATGGCTGGCTGGCTGCCGGTTTACCTACTTCATCTGAACAGGTGGTTATTAAAGCCGCTGATACACTGGTACAGGTTGACCTTGGCCAAATTGAGAAATATCGGGTAAAATATGATCTGCTTCGTCAAATGATTAAAGAAGATAGCACCCAGCTATGGGATTGCCGAACCTTTGATGAGTATACAGGCCTGCGTCTTGCCGCCCGTCGTGGTGGACATATTCCAGGTGCTCGCCATTTTGAATGGAGTACTGCCCTTGACCGACAAAATCATCTAAAATTGCATCCGCTAGAACGCACCCGACAAAATCTGCAGAATGCAGGTTTTCAGCTGGACCAGCCTGTCGTGGTGTATTGTCAATCGCATCATCGCTCTGGGCTGGCTTATATACTGGGCCGACTTCTCGACTGGGAAATACAGGCTTATGATGGTGCATGGAGTGAATGGGGCAATCGCCTCGACAGCCCTATTATTACCGGAGAGTTGCCGTTTTGA